The genomic DNA AACCCTTCGAGATTGAAATCACAGAATGACCCCACCGTTCCTGCAGGTTCCAAACTTTCGGTTGACCCCCTGCCTGAGGTGCGGTTTTATGCGACTAGGCAAGGAACGATCGGCGGGCTGGAAGCGGGTTTACAGTATCCAGACAGTCAGGGGCAGATCACCCGCAGGCACCGTTCCCCCACACCCCCGATTCGGACATGACCGACACCCGGCCATGCCTAATCTAGGCCGGCCGGAAAACGTCAACGTCCCCTCTCCCCGGAAACCCGGTGGAGGGGACGTCGTGACGTTGACGGGCGGGAGGCACGGCCCGGTCAGGCTATCAGTGCTTTTCCTTCGGCATACCGTACTGCAGGGAGAGCATGGTGGAGGCCCAGATGAGCATGATCGCACCGAGGGCGATCATCCAGAAGTACATGAAGACCAGGCCGAGACCGAGGACACCGACTGCCAGGGACATCGCGAAGGGCCAGATGGAACCCGGCGAGAAGAAGCCCAGGACGCCAGCCTTGTCCTCGACCTCCGCCTCCTCCCAGTCCTCCGGGAGGGTGTCGATGCGGTTGCCCGTGAACTGAAGGTAGCCGCCGAGCATCATGGCCAGCAGGAAGGCGAGGAGGATGGCGATGGAGCCGGTGTACTCGAGTCCGTAGAGGAAGGCGTCATCCTGAACCCACATGGTGGAGAAGATGTAGACCAGAGCGACGATGCCGAGGAACGCCGCGATCGAGAACATGATTTTTGCACCTGGGCGCATTGTTTATACTCCTTTTCTTTAATGCAATCGATCGGTGGATTAAGCGTTGTAGGCGGCGTTGTTGTCGCGGGCGTTCTCACCGTCGCGGGTGGCGCGATCAGAGTTGAACGGCTGGGTGGTCACGGCGTACGGCTCCTGGCCGATGGAAGCCAGCGCCTCGGAGTTCGGTGCCTCCGGGTTGGCGATGCGGTACTCCATGTAATCGGTGAAGTCCTCCGCCGGGACGACGCGCAGCTCGAAGTTCATCATGGCGTGGTAGGTGCCGCACATCTCCGCACAGCGGCCGACGAATGCACCCTCCTCGATGGACTCGACCTGGAATGCGCGCTGCTGCTGGTTGGCCTCCGGGTGAGCGTAGACGTCACGCTTGAAGAGGAACTCGGGAACCCAGAACGCGTGGGAGACGTCGCCGGAAGCGAGACGGAACTCGATGGCGGTGTCTGCCGGCAGAACCAGGACCGGAATCTCCTCGGTGGTACCGAGGGTCTCCACCTCGTTGAAGTTCAGGTAAGACTGGTCACCCTTGGACTTGCCGTGGATGGGGTTCGGGTTGGCGACGCCCTCCGGATCAAAGGCGGACTCCTCCGCGAGAGCGTTGCGGCCCTCGTCGGTGCCCACGTACTCGGAACCGGTCGGGCTGAGTTCCGCCGCGACGTTCTGGTAGCCGAATTTCCAGTTCCACTGGAACGCGGTGACGTCGACGGTGACCCGCGGGTCCTTGTCCAGCGCGACGACCTTGGTCTGTGCCTGGACGGTGAAGAAGAACAGCACCATGACGATGACGATCGGCGCGCCCGTCAGGACGAGCTCGAGCGGAACGTTGTACTGAAGCTGCTTGGGGAACTCGCCCTCACCCTTCTTCTCCTTGGCCTTGCGGTTCCAGCGCACGATGGCGGTCAGGAACAGGGACCACATGATGATGCCGATGATCCAGGCGGTCACCCAGACCCACACCCAGAAGTTGTACATGGACTCGCCCTCGGGAGTGATCGGGTCCGGCCAACCCATGTCGAGAACGTTGGAAACGGCCTCCGGAGGGGCCACCTCACAACCGGTCAGTGCCAGTGCACCCAGGGCGACCATGCCGCCAAGGAGTGCCTTGCGGGAGAAGCCGTGCTTCTTTCGCTGTTCCACGTGTGTCTGCCTTCCTGTCCACACAAACGTCACAATGCCAGTCTTGCTGGCATTCCTATCCCAAAACATTAGTGGAAGGCTGACGTTAAGCAGCCTCCGTTTCTCTACTGATATCCGTTAACCCCTACGTCACGGGTCAGCCTTTTCATTGAGTCGGAGCGACCTTACGCAGGTGGCGCGTGACCACGGGGGATCCACCGCACACTTTCCCTGTGAGGGAAGGCACAGCCGGACTTCCCGGCCTCATCCTTTAGTTGGAACCCGTTCGGGGCCTGCCGAAAGGTTGAAGTATTTCACCTCGCCGACATGCCCGCCGCCGGCGCTTCCGGCCCGGCCGCGATCCCGGGGTGGCAGGTGGGACCATGGCCCCCCACCGCCTAAAGTGGGCTGCAACCAATCCGGCTGCCTCCACCGTGGTCCGGACCGATTCGCCCGCGCAGGCCCGTCCTGCCGAGCCACCGCATCGGGCCGGCCCGGTCGGTGGCACCGGATCTGCACCTTATATATAAGGAAGAGAGTTTTACATGTGCGGTCTTCTCGCCATGCTGACCACCGACGGTAACGGCGCCGAGTTCGTGAACGCCGTCGAGAGCGGTCTGCCCTGTATGCGCCACCGTGGCCCCGACGCTGCCGGCACCTGGCACGACGATAAGGCGGTCTTCGGCTTCAACCGTCTGTCGATCATCGACCTCGCCCACTCCCACCAGCCCCTGCGGTGGGGCCCGGAGGAGAACCCCGAGCGTTACGCGATGACGTTCAACGGCGAGATCTACAACTACATTGAGCTGCGTGCGCAGCTGCAGTCGCTGGGCGGTTACGAGTTCCGCACTTCGGGGGACTCGGAGACGATCGTCGTCGGCTTCCACCATTGGGGCGAGAAGGTGGTCGAGCACCTGCGCGGCATGTTCGCCTTCGTCATCTGGGACACCGAGACGGACACCATGTTCGCGGCCCGGGACCAGTTCGGCATCAAGCCGCTGTACTACGCCACCACCGACGCGGGCACAGTGTTCGCCTCCGAGAAGAAGTCGATCCTGGAGATGGCCGAGCCCCTCGGTCTGGACCTCACCCTTGACCGCCGGGCGGTTCAGCACTACGTGGATCTGCAGTACACCCCCGAACCGGAAAGTCTCCACGCCGGCATCCGCCGGGTGGAGTCGGGCTGCACGGTGACCCTGAAGCCGGGCGGCACCGTCGTCTCCGAGCGCTACTTCAAGCCGACGTTCGAGGTGCGTTCGGTGCCGAAGGGTTCCGAGCAGGCCCTGTTCGACCGCATCGCCGAGGTCCTGGACGATTCCGTCGCCAAGCACATGCGTGCCGACGTGACCGTGGGCTCCTTCCTCTCGGGCGGCATCGATTCCACCGCCATCGCCGCCCTGGCCAAGAAGTACAACCCGGATCTGCTGACCTTCACCACCGGCTTCGAGCGCGAGGGTTACTCCGAGATCGACGTCGCGGCGGAATCCGCCGAAGCGATCGGGGCCGAGCACATCGTCAAGGTCGTCTCCCCGGAGGAGTACGCCACCGCCATCCCGAAGATCATGTGGTACCTCGACGACCCGGTCGCCGACCCCTCGCTGGTGCCGCTCTACTTCGTGGCAGAAACCGCCCGTAAGCACGTCAAGGTGGTTCTCTCCGGCGAGGGCGCGGACGAACTCTTCGGCGGTTACACCATCTACAAGGAGCCGCTGTCCCTGGCGCCCTTCGAGAAGATTCCGGACCCGATGCTCAGGGGCCTGCGCACGCTCGGTCAGATGCTGCCGGACGGGATGAAGGGCAAGTCCCTTCTCGACCGGGGAACCCAGCCGATGGAGGATCGCTACTACGGCAACGCCCGCAACTTCACCTACGAGCAGCTCGAGCGCGTCCTGCCCTGGGCCAAGCCCGAGTGGGACCACAGGGAGGTCACCGCGCCGATCTACCAGGTCTCCAAGGAGCTGGGCATGGATCCGGTGGCACGGATGCAGCACCTGGACCTGTTCACCTGGATGCGCGGCGACATCCTCGTCAAGGCCGACAAGATCAACATGGCCAACTCCCTCGAGCTGCGGGTCCCCTTCCTGGACAAGGAGGTCTTCGAGGTCGCCCAGACCATCCCGCACGAACTGAAGATCGCCAACGGCACGACGAAATACGCTCTGCGCAAGGCCCTGGAGCAGATCGTTCCGCCGCACGTGCTGCACCGCAGGAAGCTGGGTTTCCCGGTGCCGATGCGCCATTGGCTCGCCGGCGAAGAGCTCTTCGGGTGGGCGCAGGACACCATCACCGAGTCCCAGACCGAGGACATCTTCAACAAGAAGGAGGTCCTGGAGATGCTCAAGGAGCACCGCGACGGCGTCTCCGACCACTCCCGCCGCCTGTGGACGGTCCTGTGCTTCATGGTCTGGCACGGAATCTTCGTCGAGAAGCGCATCACCCCGGACATCGAGGAGCGCGACTACCCGGTGAAGCTCTAGGGACGGGGGCACCGGCCTCGTCAGGCCCCAAGAAGGTGGTCGGTTCGCCGCCGTCACCTCCGACGTTATGGCGGGGCGGGCGGTTCGTGGCCTGGACGCGGCGGTGGCCCGGGAGCACGCGTCGGGCGAGACCGCTCCCCCGCCACCAGCGGTATCCTGCCGCTGCCCCCACCCTGGCCTCCTGCGGGGTGATGGGCCTGCGGGCGCGAAGGGGGATCCACAACGGATGACAGCCTCAAGGTGGTGGAGTCCGTCATTGCACCGGCCGGCATCGGGGTCAACGGACCCCTGGTACGCCTCGTGTTCAGGCGGGCGGTACGCCTCAATCGGCTCCGGCCTGGCGGGCGGCCTGGACCGCAACCAGCCGGGGGGATCCTGATTAACAGGATTTCCGTTACGTCGCCTATGCGGTCGGCGTCACGTACGCCGTCTCGGACACCCCGGTGACCGACCGCGAGGTGCGCTGGCCCGTGGCCACTCATGAGCTCTACCCGGGTGTCTTCGGTGCCAGGATGCCGGCGATTGCGCCCGACGTGCTTCTCGAGGGCCGGTTCAGCGTCAGCTGGACTCGGAGTTGTTGCCGCGCAGCGGCAGGATGACCCAGGGCGAGTGACCGTGCCGCAGCATCCATGCGCCGGCGATCTGATCGTCGAAGTTCTTTTCGGTGTCGCCGATCCAGTACCGGCGGGCCAGGTGATAGGCGTCCTGGAACTCTCTCCAGTCGCGATAGCGTTCCTGGTTCATGACCGTCATGGCCCGCAGGTAGGGCTCCACGTCCGTGACGGTGGCCAGCCCGACGCGAGTACCGGCCCAGGCCAGCACGGACAGTCGCTTGATGTTCCAGGCGAGCAGCGTCCTCGGCAACCGCTTCGCCGGGGGCAGGGCCAGGTCTGCGATGTCCTCCAGGAAGGGGGCGGTCAGTTTATCCCACCACCGGCGGGCGAACCCCTCCCCCATTCCCGCGTCCCGGCCTCGGGCGACGGCGGTGGCCTCCAACTGCGCGGCCTTCGCCGCCCGTTGTGGCCGGGGTTCTTCCGCCACTTGGACGATCTCGGGGTGCAACACGTCGTAGGCCAGGACCTGCTCCTCCATCTTCGTCGCCAGCTCACCGATGTTCGACATCAGGTCCGCCTTGGTCTCGATGCCCCAGGATTTCTTCAGCAGCGCGGTCAGGCCCGTGTACTCGCAGTTGCCCGCCGTCCGGGACAACCATCCCTTGGGTTCGACGACCTTGTCGGGGCCGTCGACGTAGCGCGCGTCCAGAACGGTCGCCATCGGCACACTGGCCGCGAAGCCGCGCTGCAGCTGTCCGTCCAGAGCATTCGACCACAGGAGGTAGGAGGGCATCATCCGCTGAAACTTGGTGTTGGTCAGCAGCAGCGGGTGATGGAGGAACTCCTCGTAGGTGGTGATGGAATGCTCGTCGGTGAAGGCGATGAACGGGTGCATGTCCCCCACAATATGACACGTCCCCGAATGCACCACCAGCTGGGGCGAGCCTCACAGCGACCTGTCAGACTGGGGGAGTTTTATACGTGGATGCTGTGTGAAAAAAATTATAGATAGGGTTTTGCTGACCGGAAAATGCTCCCGCCCCACCGAATCGTGACGGCGGGGCGAGTGGCGAAAAGAGAGGTTAGTTGAAGGAGTCTCCGCAGGCGCAGGAGCCACCGGCGTTCGGGTTGTCAATGGTGAAGCCCTGGGACTCGATGGTGTCGGCGAAGTCGATGGTGGCGCCGGCCAGGTACGGCACGGACATCTTGTCCACGACCAGGCTCACGCCTGCGACATTGTCGACCTGATCGCCGTCCAGCGATCGGTCGTCGAAGTAGAGCTGGTAGCGCAGGCCTGCACAGCCGCCCGGCTGGACGGCGATACGCAGGGAAAGGTCGTCGCGACCCTCCTGGTCGAGCAGGGCCTTGGCCTTGGAGGCCGCAGCCTCGGAGAGGATAACGCCGGTGTTAGAGGTCGGGGCAGTCATGAAAGCTTCTCCTTAGTACCTTCCTGAAGAGACTTCTCGTCTTAGTGTCCGAGACATTCCTCCGACTTTTGCCGGATAAATGTCGTCTGTTGTGGCCCACAATACTCCTGTCGTCACATTCAGGGAACCCGCCGGGTGCCTCGAGCTCTGGGAGTCCCCCGCCGGGGCCGGGTATCCGCGGAAAACGGGCTGGCGATCCCGCTGAATGTGAAAAGGATGCTGCGGATGCACCCTGTGCAACGCTCGGCGAGTCCGAGTTATTCCCGAAATCACCCCGGAGCCTTGTACCCTGATGACTGTGAAACTCCCGTGGCAGAAAACTGATGGCGATGGCACTGACTCGACCGACTCCGGGCGGAAGCCCGTGGGCTCCGGTGGATCGACGAAGGTCACCGGCGGTGCCGCAGTCGACGACCCCGTAGGCTCCGTGCCCGCTGACGAGCCGGGCAAGCACCCGAAGGGCTACACCCCGCCGAAGGGCCGCGCGACGCCGTCGCGACGCGAGCAGGAGATTCAGCGCGGCGTCATCCGCGATCCCAACGCCATGTCCACCGCACAGGCTTCCCAGCGCCGCAAGGAGCTGAAGAAGTCCATGTCCAAGGAGGAGTGGAAGGACTACAAGAAGAGGGAGCGCGAGGAGACCCGCGAGCGCAACCGCATCCAGCAGGAGCGGATGGCGGCCGGCGACGAACGCTACCTGCCGGCCAATGACCGTGGCGAGGAGAAGCGTTTCGTCCGTGACTGGGTCGACTCCCGCCGCTTCCTGGCCGAGTGGGTCATGCCGGGCGCCTTCATTCTCCTTATGATCATGGTGGTGGGCACCTTCGCCCCGGCGGTGGCCTCCGCCTCCTCGATCGTGGGCATGATCTTCATCCTCTACCTGCTGGTGGAGGGCATCCTGATCGGCCGCGGAGCCAACCGTGCGGTCCGCAACCGCTTCCCGGGTACCGCCCAGGCCGGATTCGGCCTCGGTTTCTACGCCTTCTCCCGTGCCTCCCAGCCACGTCGCTGGCGCACCCCGCGCCCCCGCGTCAAGCGCGGCGACACCGTGTAAACGGGGCGTAGGCACCTCCCGCCGCACCGTCTCCACCGCACCCCGCACCGCCTGGCCCACTAGGCTGTGTGGGGTGCGTGTCGTTTCCGCCCCGGGTCCGGGGCAGCGACGTCACCTGATCCGCCTGAACATCGCCTGAAGGAGCCTGTCCCATGGACGCGACCCCACCCACCGGTATCTCTGCCCCGTTCGGCCCCGTCCAGGCCCCGGACGAAGGCTCGCAGATCCGGATGGCGGAGCTGCTCGCGTCCACTCCGCGGGGCCGCTCCTACGGTCGGCTCGCCGCGGTGGGCGTACTGGCCGCCGGGTGGCACGGTGAGGTTCCGCCCCGCCCCATCACCCAGGCGCGCGTGGTGGTCTTCGCCGGTGATCACGGCATCGCCGAACGCGGGATTTCAGCCTATTCGCCGGGGGCCTCGCTTCAGCAGGCCACGGAAATCCGGGCCGGTGGCGGGGCCGTGCAGTCCATGGCGCGTGCGGCCGACGCCACGGTGCGTCTGGTCGACGTCTCCCTCGATCACGAGGCCTGGGGCGAGGAGCGGGTGAGCCGGTCCAGCGGCGCCATCGACGTGACGGACGCGATGGACGCCGGGCAACTGGAGCGTGCCCTGGAGATCGGCAGGAAGGTCGCCGACCAGGAGATCGACGCCGGTGCGGACCTGCTCATTCCCGGAGACCTCGGGGTGGGCAACACCACCGTCGCGGCGGCCCTGATGGGAATGTTCACGCGGACGGAACCGGTCGCGGTCGTGGGCCCGGGTTCCGGGGCCGACGACGAGATGTGGAAGCGCAAGGTCGCCGTCATCCGGGACGCGATGTTCCGGGTGCGCCACCTGCGGGCCGAGCCGCTGGAGGTGCTGCGCAGGATCGGCTCGCCGGATATCGCCGCGCTGGTCGGTTTCATCGGCCAGGCCGTCAGCCGACGCACCCCGGTGCTTCTCGACGGCGCGCCGGTCACCGTCGCCGCCTACCTCGTCCACCGGCTTGCCGACGGCGCCGCCCAGTGGTTCATCGCCGGGCAACTGACCCCGGAACCGGCCCATCTGCTGGCGCTGCAGAAGCTGGACCTCACTCCTCTGCTCGCCCTGGAAATGACGACGGGACAGGGCGTCGGCGCCCTGGCCGCGCTTCCCCTGATCACCTCGGCCATCGAGTTGGCCGGCGATGAGGCGGCGCTGCGGGCGGGCGACGACGCAGAGCGGGAACCTGAGGAGGAGTAAGGGGAGGAAAAAGCCCCTCCCCGCGGCAACCAGGGTGCCCGGTGCCGCGGGGAGGGATTCTTACCAGATACGTGTCTCTAGAGGTGCCACCGTGACCTGCGGGTGGAGGTTCGAGTGGCGGGGTGGGCGACGATTACTTCACCAGGGTGTGGACCCAACCGTGGAGGTCCTCGACAACGCCGCGCTGGATGCCGGTGAGGCGTTCGCGCATGGCCATGGTGACGTCACCCGGCCGGTTGTCGTTGACGGTGAACTCGCCGTGGGCGGACAGGACGCGGCCGACCGGGGTCAGCACGGCGGCAGTGCCGCAGGCCATGGCTTCCGTCATCTCGCCGGAGGTTGCGGCGTCATGCCATTCCTGGGTGGAGATGCGGCGTTCCTCCGTCTCATAACCCAGGTCGCGGGCGACTTGGAGCAGGGAGTCACGGGTGACGCCGGCGAGCAGGGAGCCGGAGAGTTCCGGGGTGACGATCTTGGCGGTCTCGCCGTCACGGTAGACGAACAGCAGGTTCATGCCGCCCATCTCCTCGATGTACTTGTGCTCGATGGCGTCAAGCCAGACGACCTGATCGCAGCCCTTCTGCTCCGCCTGGGCCTGCGCGAGAAGCGAGGCGGCGTAGTTGCCGGCGAACTTGGCCTCGCCGGTGCCTCCCGGGGCGGCGCGGGTGTACTCCTCGCTCAGCCAAACGCTGACGGGCTTTATCCCGCCCTTGAAGTAGGCGCCGGAGGGCGAGGCGATGACGAAGTAGGTGTACTTGTCGGCCGGGCTCACACCGAGGGAGACCTCGGTGGAGATCATGAACGGGCGCAGGTACAGCGCGGCTTCGCCGCCGGCGGCCGGGACCCAGTCACGGTCCACGTCGACGAGCTGACGGATGGACTCGACGAAGGTCTCGACGGGCAGTTCGGGCATCGCCATCCGGGCGGCGGAACGCTGGAAGCGGCGGGCGTTCTCCTCCGGACGGAAGGTGGCGATGGAGCCGTCCGGCTGGCGGTATGCCTTGATGCCCTCGAAGATGGCCTGGCCGTAGTGAAAGACCGTGGTGGCCGGGTCCATCGGGATCGGGGCGTAGGGACGGACCTGGGCGTTGTGCCAGCCGTTGTCCTCGTCCCACTCGATGGTGACCATGTGGTCGGTGAAGTTCTTGCCAAAAGCCGGGTTTGCGAGGATCGCGTCACGCGCCTCATCCGTAACCGGCGACGGGTTCTTCGTGATGGAAAATTCTAGAGACGTCATGGCCTGCACCTTACCCCTGGGCTGCGGCGCGTCGATAAGCTGGTGGGCACGTTCGAGTACCACCCCAGCAGAAGGAGTTTTTCATGGCCAAGTCCTCGTCCAAGGACGCTGTCGCCGACACCGACGCCGTCGCTCTCCCGGCCCACGGCACCTACCCGGAGGTGAAGCTGGCGAAGAAGGCCCCGAAGAAGGCGGACGCCTACGTCGTCCACCTGTTCTCCGGGGAGGAGTCCCCGGAGCTGCCGACGACCCGCCTGCTCGATGACGTCGCGCTCCGCGCCACCTACGAGGCGCTCACCGCCGTCGGCGCCACCGGCAAGGCCGAGGAGATCACCCGCATCCCGGCTCCGGCCGAGGTGGACGTCGACGTCATCGTCGCGGTGGGTCTGGGCGATCCGGAGGAGCTCACCGATGAGACCGTGCGCCGCGCGAGCGGGTGCCTCGCCCGCTCGCTGGCCTCCTCGAAGCTGCGCACCGTCGCCGTCACGCCCGCGCTGGATTCCGTGCAGGCCCTCGTCGAGGGTCTCATGCTGGGCGGCTACGCCTACAAGGGCATCCGCTCCGCGCAGGAGTCGGCGAAGGATGAGGACGGGACCGGGGCGGCGAAGGACGGGAAGGTCACCGAGCAGGTCTACACCGTCGTCGTCGACGAGGATCGGGACGGGGACGCCGCCGAGACTGCCGTGGACACCGGTCGCATCACCGCCGAGGCCGTCATCACCGCCCGCGACCTGGTCAACACCCCGGCCAGCCACCTCTACCCGGAGAACTACGCCGAGCTGCTCGCCGCCCTCGGCGAGGAGGCCGGTCTGGAGGTCGAGGTCCTCGACGAGAAGGCGCTGCGGAAGCAGGGCTTCGGCGGCGTGCTGGCCGTCGGCCAGGGCTCGGCCCGCCCCCCGCGGGTCGTGCGCCTGTCCTACACCCCCGCCAAGGGTGCCAAGAAGGCCCCGCAGATCGCGCTGGTGGGCAAGGGCATCACCTTCGACACCGGCGGCATCTCCCTGAAGCCGCCGGCGTCCATGGAGAACATGATCTCCGACATGGGCGGTTCCGCCGCCATGGCCGCCGCCGTCATCGCCGCCGCCCGCCTGGGGCTGGGCGTCAACGTCACCGCCACCGTCGCCCTGGCGGAGAACATGCCCTCCGGCACCGCGACCCGCCCGGGTGACGTCATCACGCACTACGGGGGCATCACCAGCGAGATCATCAACACCGACGCCGAGGGTCGGCTGGTGCTCGCCGACGCCATCGCGCGCGCCAGCGAGGACAAGCCGCAGTACCTGGTCGAGGCTTCCACTCTGACCGGCGCCCAGCTGGTCGCCCTGGGCGTGCGCACCGCCGCGGTCATGGGCACCGAGGAGTTCCGCGACCGTGTCGCCGCGACCGGCCGCGCGGTCGGTGAGAACGCCTGGTCCATGCCGCTGCTGGAGGAGCACGACAAGGAGATCAAGTCGATGGTCGCCGACATCCGAAACTCCCACAACTCCCGGCACGGCGGCATGGTCTTCGCGGGCACCTATCTCGAAAAGTTCGTGGGCGAGGACATCGAGTGGGCCCACATCGACATCGCGGGCCCGTCCTGGAACGACGGAGGCCCGCGCGGCTACACCCCGAAGCGCGCGACGGGGCAGCCGGTGCGCACCATTCTGGCGCTGCTGGCGGACCTGGCGGGCGAGCGCACCTAGAAGGAACGCTTGACGACGCCGGAACGTGGGAGCGTCGACAAGCCTTGCCCCTACCCTGAATCAGGAGTAGGGGTTTTCCCCTCTTTCGAACCTGCGTCGACGCTCCCGCGCCTCAGCTCGTTTGCGCAGGATGCGATCGCGCTCGATGCGCCGCCGCATACGGTCTGGGTAACCGGTCTCCTCGACGTCGTAGACCGGGACGCCCAGCGCCCGGGACACCGCGCCGATCCCCTTCGGGCCGCCGATGCGCCGGCGGATGAACTCGCCGTGCTGGTCGACCAGCACCACCGACATCTCGTTGAGCATCGTCTCCGGCTCAACGTAGGCCTCGACGAAGGGCCGGCCAGCGGCCCAGTCGACGAGGGCCTTGCGGTCGGCGGGGCGGATGGTGTCGCCCGGGCCCCGGGGCGGCTTGATGGAGGTGCGGGAGCGCCGACGGCCGAACAAATTGAACACTCCCCCATCATACGGTTGATCGGTTCACCCCTGCCCCTACCCCGAATCCCACGTTGGGTGGGGTTCATATGCCGACTCCGGCGGTTTATCGGTAGTCTTGGCTCTATTCGCTTCCAAAAACTTTTTAACCTGCGAGGAGTCTGAACACATGGCCTACTCCGTTGAGATGCCCGAACTGGGCGAGTCAGTCACTGAGGGCACCATTACCCAGTGGCTGAAGTCCGTCGGTGACACCGTCGAGGCTGAC from Corynebacterium guangdongense includes the following:
- a CDS encoding oxidoreductase; amino-acid sequence: MFNLFGRRRSRTSIKPPRGPGDTIRPADRKALVDWAAGRPFVEAYVEPETMLNEMSVVLVDQHGEFIRRRIGGPKGIGAVSRALGVPVYDVEETGYPDRMRRRIERDRILRKRAEARERRRRFERGENPYS